From one Eucalyptus grandis isolate ANBG69807.140 chromosome 9, ASM1654582v1, whole genome shotgun sequence genomic stretch:
- the LOC104420870 gene encoding NDR1/HIN1-like protein 1, producing MAVCGHHTVLDYLYYSVLSHLALYTRVPSPSHAHSHKLSALLLHTPPRNTPSPPHRAAESSFMCAKCKCRHFLGLCRRRILIITIAITITVTVTVSATLTAREILRPRKPRLTLQDITIPTLNVSLASDNQTYFLNATFQVTISSRNPHGNPRSILYHDLHVHMSYHDQQITAATLLPQTYQGRGGVDVWSPLVSGVSTPIAPEIGPALNRDKSNGFLKMEVKLQGQVRWRPGIFTSGSFISVDCPAYINTGSGNKGVPLWLGTVKYQLMQSCSVSL from the coding sequence ATGGCCGTTTGTGGCCATCACACAGTGCTAGATTATCTTTACTACTCCGTGCTCTCTCATCTTGCCCTTTATACACGGGTTCCATCCCCTTCACATGCCCATTCTCACAAGCTGTCTGCGCTCCTACTTCACACCCCACCAAGAAACACACCATCCCCGCCTCATCGCGCAGCTGAATCTTCCTTCATGTGCGCGAAATGCAAATGCCGCCACTTCTTGGGGCTCTGCCGCCGCCGCATCCTCATCATCACTATCGCCATAACAATCACAGTCACCGTAACCGTCAGCGCCACCCTCACCGCGCGAGAGATACTGCGCCCGCGCAAGCCCCGCCTCACCCTCCAAGACATCACCATTCCCACGCTCAATGTCTCCCTCGCCAGCGATAACCAAACCTATTTCCTGAACGCCACCTTCCAGGTCACCATCTCCTCTCGCAACCCGCATGGCAACCCCCGCTCCATCCTCTATCACGACCTTCACGTCCACATGTCTTACCACGACCAGCAGATCACGGCCGCAACGCTCCTGCCCCAGACCTATCAGGGTCGTGGAGGGGTCGATGTGTGGTCGCCTCTTGTGTCTGGGGTTTCCACGCCCATCGCTCCAGAAATCGGCCCCGCGTTGAACCGGGACAAGAGCAACGGATTTCTCAAGATGGAAGTGAAGCTCCAAGGACAAGTGAGGTGGAGGCCCGGGATCTTCACGTCCGGAAGCTTCATTTCAGTGGATTGCCCTGCATATATCAACACGGGGAGTGGAAACAAAGGAGTTCCGCTCTGGCTCGGCACAGTCAAGTATCAGCTGATGCAGAGCTGTAGTGTCAGCCTGTGA
- the LOC104420871 gene encoding phosphoribosylamine--glycine ligase: protein MASTAASSLLVSQKLFHGSYGSIGLGSPIPGFSSFKLSCRFFGSWNSDQVGAPIKWNSNSRLKNVRYSPSLIFSCASGTSEPSVFTDSSPRGGAAAEGVVVLVIGGGAREHALCCALRRSPSSGAVFCAPGNAGISKAGDATCVSDLNIADSPAVISFCRKWGVGLVVVGPEAPLVAGLTNDLVKAGILTFGPTVEAAALEGSKDFMKSLCDKYNIPTAKYKTFTDPSAAKKYIKEEGAPIVIKADGLADGKGAIVAMTLEEAYEAIDLILVMGAFGSAGCKVIVEEFLEGEEASFHALVDGENAIAMETSQDHKRVGDGDTGPNTGGMGAYSPAPILTLELQSFVMQSIILPIVKGMAAEGRKFVGVLYAGLMIEKKSGLPKMIECNVRFGDPECQVLMARLESDLTQVLLAACKGELRGATLEWAPEFAMVVVMASKGYPVASVSGTVIRNLEAAEAVAPSIKILHAGTTFDSDGNFVAGRGRALGVTAKGRNLEEARQRAYQAVETINWPGGFCRHDIGWRALPKNQFTEKSG, encoded by the exons ATGGCTTCCACCGCTGCCTCTAGCCTCTTAGTTTCACAGAAACTTTTCCACGGAAGCTACGGCTCTATTGGATTGGGATCCCCCATCCCTGGCTTTTCAAGTTTCAAACTTTCTTGCCGCTTTTTTGGTTCATGGAATTCGGATCAGGTTGGTGCACCTATCAAATGGAACTCAAACTCACGCCTCAAGAATGTTCGATATTCGccttctttgatcttctcatgTGCCAGTGGGACGTCCGAGCCCTCAGTGTTCACAGATTCATCCCCCCGTGGGGGTGCTGCTGCTG AGGGAGTGGTAGTGCTGGTCATTGGTGGAGGAGCAAGGGAACATGCACTTTGCTGTGCCCTGCGACGATCTCCATCATCTGGTGCAGTCTTCTGTGCACCTGGAAATGCCGGCATTTCTAAAGCAGGAGATGCCACTTGTGTCTCAGACCTTAATATTGCTGACAGTCCAGCTGTAATTTCTTTCTGCCGCAAGTGGGGAGTTGGACTTGTTGTGGTTGGACCAGAGGCTCCTCTTGTTGCTGGTCTAACGAATGATTTAGTTAAGGCTGGAATCCTTACCTTTGGCCCCACAGTAGAAGCTGCTGCACTGGAAGGTTCTAAGGATTTCATGAAAAGCTTGTGTGACAAGTACAACATTCCCACAGCCaag TATAAAACGTTTACTGACCCGTCTGCAGCAAAGAAATACATCAAGGAGGAAGGGGCACCAATTGTCATAAAAGCAGATGGGTTGGCTGACGGAAAGGGAGCTATTGTTGCCATGACATTGGAGGAGGCATATGAAGCAATTGACTTGATACTGGTTATGGGGGCTTTTGGTTCTGCAGGTTGCAAGGTCATTGTTGAGGAATTTCTTGAAGGAGAGGAAGCTTCTTTTCATGCCCTGGTTGATGGAGAGAATGCCATAGCCATGGAAACTTCTCAAGACCATAAACGAGTTGGGGATGGCGATACAGGGCCTAATACTGGCGGGATGGGGGCTTACTCTCCGGCGCCGATCTTAACTCTCGAGCTGCAATCTTTTGTCATGCAGTCTATCATTCTCCCAATTGTCAAAGGGATGGCAGCGGAAGGTCGCAAGTTTGTTGGCGTTCTCTATGCGGGACTCATGATTGAGAAAAAGTCTGGGTTGCCTAAAATGATTGAGTGCAATGTGCGCTTTGGAGATCCGGAGTGTCAG GTATTGATGGCTCGTTTGGAATCGGATCTGACTCAAGTGCTGCTGGCAGCTTGTAAGGGAGAGTTAAGAGGAGCAACACTTGAGTGGGCGCCTGAATTTGCTATGGTGGTGGTAATGGCAAGTAAGGGCTATCCAGTGGCCTCTGTAAGTGGAACTGTGATTCGGAATCTTGAAGCAGCAGAAGCTGTTGCTCCATCTATCAAGATACTCCATGCTGGAACAACTTTCGACTCAGATGGCAATTTTGTTGCTGGTCGAGGCCGTGCTCTTGGGGTCACTGCCAAGGGGAGGAATTTGGAAGAAGCACGTCAAAGAGCTTACCAAGCAGTTGAAACCATCAACTGGCCAGGAGGGTTCTGCCGACATGACATTGGGTGGAGAGCACTTCCAAAGAATCAATTCACAGAAAAAAGTGGTTGA
- the LOC104420009 gene encoding shaggy-related protein kinase kappa has translation MASANRGNGGVGSSRSIHAFSNSSSSVDWLGREMLEMRLRDRVEHEEDRDSEPDIIDGVGAETGHIIRTTIGGRNGQSRQRVSYIAEHVVGTGSFGVVFQAKCRETGEIFAIKKVLQDKRYKNRELQIMQMLDHPNIVALKHCFFSTTDKEELYLNLVLEFVPETVNRVAKQYSRMNQRMPLIYVKLYTYQICRALAYLHGCIGICHRDIKPQNLLVNPHTHQLKLCDFGSAKVLVKGEPNVSYICSRYYRAPELIFGATEYTTAIDIWSAGCVMAELLLGQPLFPGESGVDQLVEIIKVLGTPTREEIKCMNPNYTEFKFPQIKPHPWHKVFQKRLPPEAVDLVCRFFQYSPNLRCTALEACVHPFFDELRDPNTRLPSGRPLPPLFNFKPQELSGIPPETINRLIPEHARKQNLFMALDA, from the exons ATGGCTTCTGCTAACCGTGGGAATGGAGGAGTTGGCAGTTccagatccattcatgccttcagcAATTCATCTAGTTCCGTCGACTGGCTTGGCAGAGAGATGCTTGAGATGAGATTGCGAGATCGGGTGGAGCATGAAGAGGATAGA GACAGTGAACCAGACATCATAGATGGTGTAGGTGCTGAAACAGGGCATATAATAAGAACCACAATTGGTGGTCGAAATGGTCAATCTAGGCAG AGAGTCAGTTATATTGCAGAGCATGTGGTTGGAACAGGTTCTTTTGGCGTCGTTTTTCAG GCAAAGTGTAGAGAAACTGGTGAAATTTTTGCTATAAAGAAAGTTCTCCAAGACAAGCGCTACAAGAATCGCGAATTACAGATTATGCAAATGTTGGACCATCCAAATATTGTGGCCCTCAAGCACTGTTTCTTCTCAACTACAGACAAGGAAGAGCTGTATTTGAATCTTGTGCTCGAATTTGTTCCTGAAACTGTTAATCGTGTGGCAAAGCAGTACAGCAGGATGAACCAGCGGATGCCCTTGATATATGTTAAACTCTATACATACCAA ATCTGCAGGGCACTTGCATACCTACATGGTTGCattggcatttgtcaccgggATATCAAGCCTCAGAATTTACTT GTGAATCCGCACACACATCAATTGAAGCTTTGTGACTTTGGTAGTGCAAAAGTTCTG GTGAAAGGAGAACCAAATGTTTCTTATATCTGCTCAAGATATTATCGTGCTCCAGAACTCATATTTGGTGCAACTGAGTATACAACTGCGATAGACATATGGTCTGCAGGTTGTGTGATGGCTGAACTACTTCTTGGGCAG CCCCTGTTTCCGGGAGAAAGTGGAGTCGACCAATTAGTTGAGATCATCAAG GTGTTGGGTACGCCAACCAGGGAGGAGATAAAATGCATGAATCCTAATTACACTGAATTCAAATTTCCACAAATAAAGCCTCATCCTTGGCATAAG GTTTTTCAGAAACGTCTCCCCCCTGAAGCAGTTGACCTGGTTTGTAGGTTTTTCCAGTATTCTCCAAACCTACGTTGCACTGCT TTGGAAGCCTGTGTCCACCCTTTTTTCGATGAATTGAGGGACCCAAACACTCGCCTTCCCAGCGGTCGCCCTCTTCCTCCCCTGTTTAACTTTAAGCCCCAAG AACTCTCGGGCATACCACCCGAGACCATAAACAGGCTCATACCCGAGCATGCTCGCAAGCAGAACTTGTTCATGGCTCTGGACGCGTAG
- the LOC104420008 gene encoding LOW QUALITY PROTEIN: phosphoribosylamine--glycine ligase (The sequence of the model RefSeq protein was modified relative to this genomic sequence to represent the inferred CDS: inserted 1 base in 1 codon) has translation MASSSASTLSASLKLNSHLYRSSRSCFSNYNTCCWSSGSWYSGHVSLRIGWSSSRHLESARGVPSLGNSQFVFKCVGRVLEPSVSIDSSQNNNASDERVVVLVIGGGGREHALCFALQRSPSCQAVFCAPGNAGISSSGDATCVSDLDVLDSTSVIXFCLKQGIGLVVVGPEAPLVSGLANDLVKAGIPTFGPSSEAAALEGSKNFMKNLCDKYGIPTAKYKTFTDPSSAKLYIKEQGAPIVVKADGLAAGKGVIVAMAVEEACEAVDSMLVEGVFGSAGCKVIIEEYLEGEEASFFALVDGENAIALESAQDHKRVGDGDTGPNTGGMGAYSPAPVLTQELQSLVMQSIILPTVKGMAAEGCKFVGVLYAGLMIEKKSGMPKLIEYNVRFGDPECQVLMVRLESDLVQVLLSACRGELSRVTLDWSPGSAMVVVMASNGYPGTYEKGSVIQNLEEAELVAPSVKIFHAGTAFDSDGNFIATGGRVLGVTAKGRNLEEAHERAYQAVEAINWPGGFYRHDIGWRALPKKQLAKHN, from the exons ATGGCTTCTTCTAGTGCCTCCACCCTTTCAGCTTCTCTGAAGCTCAATAGCCACCTCTATAGATCCTCAAGATCCTGTTTTTCAAATTACAATacttgttgctggtcttctggTTCATGGTACTCCGGACATGTCAGTCTGAGAATCGGCTGGAGCTCATCTCGCCACCTCGAGAGTGCTCGAGGCGTGCCTTCGCTTGGCAATTCTCAGTTTGTGTTCAAGTGTGTCGGCCGGGTGTTGGAGCCCTCAGTCTCCATCGATTCATCTCAAAATAACAATGCTTCTGATG AGAGAGTGGTGGTGCTCGTCATtggcggaggagggagggaacATGCACTATGCTTTGCGTTGCAACGATCCCCATCATGTCAGGCAGTCTTCTGTGCACCTGGAAATGCTGGCATTTCCAGCTCTGGAGATGCCACATGCGTTTCAGATCTTGATGTTTTGGACAGTACGTCTGTTA TCTTTTGCCTGAAGCAGGGAATCGGATTAGTTGTAGTCGGACCAGAGGCTCCTCTTGTTTCAGGTTTGGCAAATGATTTAGTTAAGGCTGGAATCCCTACCTTTGGCCCTTCATCGGAAGCGGCTGCTTTAGAGGGTTCTAAGAACTTCATGAAGAATTTGTGTGACAAGTATGGCATTCCTACAGCCAAG TATAAAACGTTTACGGACCCTTCTTCAGCGAAGCTATACATCAAGGAGCAGGGTGCACCAATTGTTGTAAAAGCGGATGGGTTAGCAGCTGGGAAGGGAGTTATTGTTGCCATGGCAGTGGAGGAAGCATGTGAAGCTGTTGACTCAATGCTTGTGGAGGGGGTTTTTGGTTCTGCTGGTTGCAAGGTCATCATCGAGGAATACCTTGAAGGAGAGGAAGCTTCTTTCTTTGCACTGGTGGATGGGGAGAATGCCATTGCTCTTGAATCTGCCCAGGACCATAAACGAGTTGGGGATGGTGATACGGGACCTAATACTGGTGGAATGGGTGCGTACTCTCCAGCGCCTGTCTTGACTCAAGAGTTGCAATCTTTGGTCATGCAGTCCATCATTCTCCCAACTGTCAAAGGCATGGCGGCCGAAGGTTGCAAGTTTGTTGGTGTTCTCTATGCTGGACTCATGATAGAGAAGAAATCCGGAATGCCTAAATTGATTGAGTACAATGTGCGTTTTGGAGATCCAGAGTGTCAG GTATTGATGGTTCGTTTAGAATCAGATTTGGTACAAGTGTTGTTGTCAGCTTGTAGAGGAGAGCTGAGCAGAGTGACACTGGATTGGTCACCTGGATCTGCAATGGTTGTGGTAATGGCAAGTAATGGCTATCCAGGGACCTATGAAAAGGGGAGTGTGATCCAGAATCTTGAAGAAGCAGAGCTTGTTGCTCCATCTGTTAAAATATTTCATGCAGGAACTGCTTTTGACTCAGATGGCAATTTTATCGCAACCGGAGGCCGTGTTCTTGGGGTCACTGCCAAGGGGAGAAATTTGGAAGAAGCTCATGAAAGAGCTTATCAAGCCGTTGAAGCTATCAACTGGCCAGGAGGATTCTATCGGCATGACATTGGGTGGCGAGCACTTCCAAAAAAGCAATTGGCAAAGCACAACTAA
- the LOC104420007 gene encoding NDR1/HIN1-like protein 1 yields MSKCPHHHSGHKWRKIWRRVFKVSLVVLFIILLIVLITWAILHPHKPRFTLQDATVYAFNASANPSLLTSTFQVTISSRNPNDNIAIYYDRLDCYATYQDQQITLSTGLPPTYEDTNSVNVWSPFLSGVSVPISPYYAAALSQDQNHGYVILTIKLSGRVRWRVGSFTSGGYHIFVNCPAYITFGSKSTGIAVGNNAVKYQLMKACDVNV; encoded by the coding sequence ATGTCCAAGTGCCCGCACCACCACAGCGGCCACAAGTGGAGGAAGATATGGAGGAGAGTGTTCAAGGTCAGCCTGGTGGTGCTCTTCATAATCCTGCTCATAGTGCTGATCACATGGGCCATCCTCCACCCCCACAAGCCCCGCTTCACCCTCCAAGACGCCACCGTCTACGCCTTCAACGCCTCCGCCAACCCCAGCCTCCTCACCTCCACCTTCCAGGTCACCATCTCCTCCCGCAACCCCAATGACAACATCGCCATCTACTACGATCGCCTGGACTGCTACGCTACCTACCAGGACCAGCAGATCACGCTCAGCACCGGCCTCCCTCCCACCTACGAGGACACCAACAGCGTCAACGTGTGGTCGCCCTTCCTCTCCGGCGTCTCCGTCCCCATCTCTCCCTATTATGCGGCTGCACTGAGCCAGGACCAGAATCACGGGTACGTGATACTCACGATTAAGCTGAGCGGGCGGGTGAGATGGAGAGTTGGGTCTTTCACCTCGGGAGGGTACCACATTTTCGTCAACTGTCCGGCGTATATTACATTCGGGAGCAAGAGCACGGGGATCGCGGTTGGGAACAACGCGGTCAAGTATCAGTTGATGAAGGCTTGCGACGTTAATGTCTGA
- the LOC104420006 gene encoding stromal 70 kDa heat shock-related protein, chloroplastic → MASCAAQVHSLGVTGRASSAASRTPKSGGPPSQSLFFGQPLRSRTSASFLKLSSRGASRRRHHVGPVRVVSEKVVGIDLGTTNSAVAAMEGGKPTIVTNAEGQRTTPSVVAYTKNGDRLVGQIAKRQAVVNPENTFFSVKRFIGRKMSEVDEESKQVSYRVVRDENGNVKLECPAIGKQFAAEEISAQVLRKLVDDASKFLNDKVTKAVVTVPAYFNDSQRTATKDAGRIAGLEVLRIINEPTAASLAYGFERKSNETILVFDLGGGTFDVSVLEVGDGVFEVLSTSGDTHLGGDDFDKRIVDWLAASFKKDEGIDLLKDKQALQRLTETAEKAKMELSSLTQANISLPFITATADGPKHIETTLTRAKFEELCSDLLDRLRTPVETSLRDAKLSFKDLDEVILVGGSTRIPAVQALVKKMTGKDPNVTVNPDEVVALGAAVQAGVLAGDVSDIVLLDVIPLSLGLETLGGVMTKIIPRNTTLPTSKSEVFSTAADGQTSVEINVLQGEREFVRDNKSLGSFRLDGIPPAPRGVPQIEVKFDIDANGILSVSAVDKGTGKKQDITITGASTLPSDEVERMVQEAEKFAKEDKEKRDAIDTKNQADSVVYQTEKQLKELGDKVPAPVKEKVEAKLGELKEAISGGSTQGIKDAMAALNQEVMQLGQSLYNQPGAPGAGGAPGAGGAPGAGGPSGGPTDSSSDNKGPEGDVIDADFTDSK, encoded by the exons ATGGCTTCTTGCGCCGCCCAGGTCCACTCTCTCGGCGTCACCGGCCGggcctcctccgccgcctctAGGACCCCCAAATCCGGAGGCCCGCCCTCCCAGTCCCTCTTCTTCGGCCAACCCCTCCGCTCCAGGACCTCCGCTTCCTTCTTGAAATTGAGCTCCCGCGGCGCTTCCCGGCGGCGGCACCATGTGGGTCCCGTCAGGGTCGTCAGCGAGAAGGTCGTCGGCATCGACCTGGGCACCACCAAttccgccgtcgccgccatgGAGGGAGGGAAGCCCACCATCGTCACCAACGCCGAGGGCCAGAGGACCACCCCCTCCGTCGTCGCTTACACCAAGAACGGCGACAGGCTGGTCGGGCAGATTGCCAAGCGGCAGGCCGTCGTCAATCCCGAGAACACCTTCTTCTCCGTGAAGAGATTCATCGGGAGGAAGATGTCCGAAGTGGATGAGGAGTCGAAGCAGGTGTCTTACAGGGTGGTGAGGGATGAGAATGGGAATGTCAAGTTGGAATGCCCTGCCATTGGCAAGCAGTTTGCTGCCGAGGAGATTTCAGCTCAG GTGCTGAGGAAGCTCGTGGATGATGCGTCCAAGTTCTTGAATGACAAGGTGACCAAAGCAGTTGTGACTGTTCCGGCTTACTTCAATGATTCGCAGAGGACAGCTACTAAGGATGCCGGTCGTATTGCTGGCTTGGAAGTTCTTCGCATAATCAATGAACCTACCGCTGCATCCTTGGCTTATGGATTTGAGAGGAAGAGCAATGAGACGATCCTGGTATTTGATCTTGGAGGTGGTACTTTTGATGTCTCAG TGCTCGAGGTTGGTGATGGAGTGTTTGAAGTGCTCTCAACATCAGGAGACACGCATTTGGGTGGTGATGACTTTGACAAG AGGATTGTTGATTGGCTTGCTGCCAGCTTCAAGAAAGATGAAGGCATAGACCTCTTGAAGGACAAACAAGCTCTACAGAGGTTGACTGAGACGGCTGAGAAAGCTAAAATGGAACTCTCATCTCTGACACAAGCTAATATTAG TTTGCCTTTCATTACAGCCACTGCAGATGGTCCGAAGCACATTGAAACCACACTTACAAGGGCTAAATTCGAGGAGTTGTGTTCAGATTTGCTGGACAG GCTTAGGACCCCTGTTGAAACCTCTTTGAGGGACGCAAAACTCTCCTTTAAAGATTTAGATGAGGTTATCCTTGTTGGGGGTTCAACACGTATTCCAGCTGTTCAAGCGCTTGTGAAAAAGATGACTGGGAAGGATCCCAATGTTACGGTCAACCCTGATGAAGTTGTTGCCTTGGGAGCAGCTGTTCAg gcTGGTGTCTTGGCTGGAGACGTGAGTGATATTGTGCTTTTAGATGTGATACCATTATCACTGGGTTTGGAAACCCTCGGTGGTGTTATGACTAAGATCATCCCAAGGAACACAACCTTGCCAACCTCAAAATCAGAAGTGTTTTCAACGGCTGCTGACGGTCAAACGAGTGTTGAGATTAATGTCCTTCAAGGTGAGAGGGAGTTTGTGAGAGACAACAAATCCCTTGGCAGTTTCCGACTGGATGGCATCCCACCTGCTCCACGTGGTGTTCCGCAGATTGAAGTGAAATTCGATATTGATGCTAATGGTATCCTCTCTGTAAGTGCTGTGGATAAGGGCACTGGAAAGAAGCAAGACATCACAATCACGGGTGCTAGCACTTTGCCTAGTGATGAG GTTGAGAGGATGGTTCAGGAAGCAGAGAAATTTGCCAAGGAGGACAAGGAGAAGCGAGATGCCATAGACACAAAGAACCAGGCGGACTCTGTTGTCTACCAGACAGAGAAACAGTTGAAGGAGCTTGGAGACAAGGTTCCTGCACCAGTGAAGGAGAAGGTGGAGGCTAAACTTGGAGAGCTGAAGGAAGCAATCTCTGGTGGTTCAACACAAGGCATTAAGGACGCCATGGCTGCTCTTAATCAGGAGGTCATGCAGCTGGGTCAGTCCCTCTACAACCAACCAGGTGCTCCTGGTGCAGGTGGTGCACCTGGTGCTGGTGGTGCACCTGGTGCTGGTGGCCCCTCAGGTGGACCTACCGATTCTTCATCGGACAACAAGGGTCCAGAAGGAGACGTCATAGATGCCGACTTCACTGATAGCAAGTGA